DNA sequence from the Deinococcus planocerae genome:
CGGCTTCGTCGCCGAACACGCCGGATTGCCCGCCGCCCTGGGCATCGCCCTCGCCGGGGCGGCCCTGGTGGCGCTGCTGGGGGGCCGGGCCTTTGCCCTCGTGCGGCGCGGGACATTGGCCTGAGCCGACTCCTCCGCGGGACCACGTGTTAGGCTCCGGCATGAACCTCGACACGTACCGGGTCCAGCCGGGGCAAAGCCTCTCCCTGGGCCGCTGGGCCACCGACGATGACGGCGGGTACGACAAGAAAGACGCGCGGGCCCTCCTGCCCGAGCTGCAAGACGAACTCGCCCGCCTGCAAGAACGCCTCTACGCCGAGAGCAAGCAGGCCCTGCTGGTCGTCTTGCAGGCCCGCGACGCCGGGGGCAAGGACGGCACGGTCAAGCACGTGATCGGGGCCTTCAATCCCAACGGGGTCGACATCGCCAACTTCAAGGTGCCCACCCCGGAAGAACTGGCCCACGACTTCCTGTGGCGCGTCCACGCCCGGGCCCCCCGCCAGGGCATGATCGGCGTCTTCAACCGCAGCCACTACGAGGACGTTCTCGTCACCCGGGTCCACGGCCAGATCGACGAGAAGACCGCCGCGCGCCGCCTGGGCCACATCCGCGCCTTCGAAGCGCTGCTCGGCGACTCGGGCACGCGGATCGTCAAGCTCTACCTCCACATCAGCCCCGAGGAGCAAAAGGCCAGACTCCAGGCCCGTCTCGAGGACCCC
Encoded proteins:
- a CDS encoding polyphosphate kinase 2 family protein: MNLDTYRVQPGQSLSLGRWATDDDGGYDKKDARALLPELQDELARLQERLYAESKQALLVVLQARDAGGKDGTVKHVIGAFNPNGVDIANFKVPTPEELAHDFLWRVHARAPRQGMIGVFNRSHYEDVLVTRVHGQIDEKTAARRLGHIRAFEALLGDSGTRIVKLYLHISPEEQKARLQARLEDPDKQWKFNSGDLEERSLWNSYTAAYEAAMSTSTDAAPWYVIPADRKWFRNLLVSQILVETLREMNPQPPHVDFDPHAVHIE